The window TAATTTGTTGACTTTTGTAGGTTTATTTTTTAAAAAACTTGGTCTGGTTAAAAAAGTCGCCTATGTTGTAATTGATTATACGCCAGTCAGGTTCGACAATAAATTAATCGATTCGGTTTATTACTTTTTAGATAAAATCGCTTGCTATCATAGTGATGTAGTTTGGCCCCTAAATGTTAAAATGCTGGAGGGCAGGGAAAAAGATGGCAGAATTGATTTGCGACGCGTAAATTTTAAGGAGGCGCCATTCGGCAATAATTCCATGTCTTTTAATAACGAGGCTGGCAAGAACCACGATAGGCACAAAATAGTATACTTGGGAAACATTCTGAAAAACAAAGGTTGCGAATTATTCGTACCGACAGTTAAGGCATTATTAGATTCCGGTCTGACAGATTTTAAAATGGAAGTCATCGGGAATGGCGACGTCGATTATCTTGCGCAGGCGATAAATACCAACAATTTAGGCGGCTACTTTAACTTGCGAGGTCGGATCGAGAACCAGGATGAAATTAACGGCATTTTATTAAGATGCGGTATTGCCATCGCGCCTTATTATCCCGCAGACGAAAACAGCTATAGTTATTATGCCGACCCGGGAAAAGTAAAAATATATCTGGGTTGCGGACTGCCGATCGTGATAACCGATGTTCCGCCGATTGCCAAGGATATCGTTGCCAATCAAGCGGGCTTGATAGCTGGTTATGACGCCGGGGATTTTGCCGATAAAATTTTGGAAATCTCGGAAAATTATGAACTTTATCGCGCGAATGCTATAAAATTTGGTAAATTATTTAATTGGAACATAATCTTTGAAGAATTGTTTAAGGATATTAAAATTTGATAAAAATAAATCAGAGTTTTATTAATATGCCGATTATCAAGGATCAAGAATATTTTTTTGATATAGACTCCAAGATCGATAAGGAAATAAAGAAAGATTTTTTTTTCGATTATTCAGTTAAGGAGATTCTGTTGGGATTCAATTGGCTAAAGAATATCCATTCTGTTTTGGATTACGGCTGCGGCATTGGGGTGACATTAGATTTGTATCTAGAAACGACTAAAAATTTTAGTGCCGTTGTCTATGGGGTAGACATTTCGGCGGGTGCGATAAAGAGAATAACCGATAAATATAATGCAGATAGTTATCATTTTTTCAGGATTCAAAATAATCAAATACCTCAAATCGCTGATGGCAGTATTGATGGGTGTTATATGATCAATGTTTTGCACCATTCCGAAGACCACCTAGTAATTTTTAATGAAATATTTAGAAAATTGAAAACGGGCGGAAAATTTTTTCTTTCTGATCTTTCTTATAATAATTTTATAATTAATTTTGGCAGAAATATTTTTATTTATCTCCCCAATTTTTTTAAAAAAAGATTTTCTAACGATTTGGTTATTGACGGAAATATTCCCGCGAAGTACAACGTGGACATTGAGGAAACTACAAATCAATTAAAAGCGGCCGGCTTCGAGATAGAAGAGATGGGCTTTGGCCATTTATTTGTTTTTATTTTCGATTGGCTGAATAAACTATTCTTTATTAAAAAAATACCCTTTTATGATCAAATGCTAAAATTATCAAACAGTATGGAAACTTTTTTGTTAAAGCATGCCTTTTTCCAAAAAAAATCGCACATTTTTTATATTAAATGTTTAAAATCTGATAATGAAAATATTACATAATCTTGATTTTAAAACTATATTTGTAATTCACTACGAATATTTTGTTTTTGCGGTAATTTTTGCATTTCCGATGTTTTTTTGGTTTTCAGGCGGTAATGCAATCTTCGGCCATGATGGTTCAATTTTGATCAATCCTTCCTTGGATTTTGCCAAATTATTTTATTCCATGTGGTCTGATTACTTTAACGGGACGCTTCTGAGCAACCAGGGAATGATTGTTTTCGCCGGGATTTTGTATTTGTTCAATCTGATAAAATTAGCTTTTGTAATTCGAGCGATTATTCTTTCGCTGGTGTTCGTATTGCCGGTTGTCTCAATGTATTATTTTTTGCGGACATTCCTTGATAGTACTGGCAGGAATAAAATTTATTTGTTGGTATGTTCCTCGTTCTACGGTCTAAATTTTTTCGTAGTTCAGCGCTGGCACGAGGTTCAGTGGGCTTTTTTAATATCCTACGGTTTGCTTCCTTTGCTTTTGGTTGTAATTTATCGTTATTTGATAACGGGTAGATTTAAATATGTATTTTCAGGCTTGCTGATCCTGCTATTAAATTCGATTAATATTTCTGACCCACCGGTCATAATAGGTTATTGGGGGATTACTATTTTGTTGTTGATCGTGCTCTCCGTTGTTTTTAGAAAAATTCAGTTATCGGTAATGATAAAAAGATTAGTAATTTTTTGCGTGCTTTCTTTCTTGAGCGTTTTGTTTGTCATTATTCCGTTGCTTTATGTGATTCTTGGAGTTAAATCTCAGGAATTTTCCAATACTGGCATTGGGCTGGATTATGTGAATTTAACTATGCAGCGCGAGGGGATACTTGGTTTAGTCAAGCAAATGGGTTACTTTCTTTTGTATACGGAGCGGTATACGGGAGGGTATTTCTATGAATTTATTAATCATTATTTTTATAATCCGTGGTTGATATTAAGCGTTTTCTTTATAACTATTTTGTCTTTAAGCAGTTTGCTCATTAAGCAGAGAGACCATTTTTTATCTTTTTTTTCGGGCATAACAATCGTTCTGGGGCTGCTTTTAGCAAACGGAATCCAAGATCCGACGGGAGGTTTATTCCGTTGGCTTTTCTTGCACATTCCATTTTTTTGGATTTTTCGCAGTCCGGATAATAAGTTTTATCCTTTATACCTTTTTGGCATTTCCCTTGGTTTGGCTATATTTTTCGTGCAATCAAAAATTAAAACAAAAATTAAAAATTTTCTGCTCGTTTTGACTTTAGGCGCGATTCTAATCTATGCTTTTCCCATTGTACTAAATCTGGTTCCGCAACCGCAACATCGAATAAAAATTCCCGATGATTACCGGCAGATTGCGCAGACATTGAATCTGCAAAAATTGGATTTTAACGTAGCCATTGTCAATAAAAATTATTTCGGAGATTTTATCTGGAAAAATGATGCTAAATTTGGCGGCGCCAACCTATTGCTGCCTCTGCTGGTAAAGGGGATTATCTGGAATCCAGCCGACAGCTATTCTTATAAAAATAACACCGAAATATACAACAGCGCTCTTTATGGCAATTTGAATATAAACGAGAGGATCTTGGCGCTCCTAAATATCAAGTATTTAATTTTGAATAAGGATTTGGACTATAACCAGCTGACAAAAGCCACTAATTTGGTTTATAGAGAAAATACTTTGGCTCAATACGAGGATGCTCTGAAAAATTTTACAGTTGCGTTAGAGAATGATTATGTCAGGGTTTATTCGTTGAATAGGCCGCCTATTAGTGTTTTTTATACCCCAGATAAAATTTTATATCCTAATCAATCCGGTGCTTTATCTTCGGTAGTTTTGAATTCCATTTATGAAGCTCGTGCCGCAATATTTTTTAATAATCAGGCCACGGTCAGGAACAATCTTAATATTGATAAAAGTGTTGATTTTGGAACTGGCGACTTAGCCGAGGAGACCATTGACAATACGCCGGTTATCGAATACAAGAAGATTGATCCGACAAAATATCGGGTAATCATTCATGGCGCCAAGGAAAATTTTCCGCTGGTTTTTTCCGAATCCTTTCATCGGGGCTGGAAGGCGTATTTAGTTAAGAGTTATAAAGTTAGTAAAGTTGAAAGTAGTAATTTGGCGAATTATAAAATATTGGATGGCAATGAAGATGATCAGGCTACAACCGATGAAGTAAAAGGTTTTATCAATCGGGGATATGTTTCGACGCTCGGTGATTTGCAAGAAAAAAAGATCAGGCATGATAAATGGGTGAATAATAAAGAAGTTTTAGATTATAACGAAAAATATAAAATTGATTTTGTTTCGAAAAATTTTCAGGATACGATCCAAAATGATAATCTGCCCAATGGCGCTTTTTATGAAACTTGGTTTAAGAAGCCGATTGCCGACAACTATCATATTATGGCCAACGGTTATGCTAACAGCTGGATAATCGATTTGGACAAAATTTGCGGGCAAACCACCCCCAAACCCCTCCTTGCAAAGGAGGGGAGTGCTTGCGTCAAGAATGCGGATGGATCTTATGATTTTGAAATGGTGGTGGAATTTTGGCCCCAACAATTGTTCTATCTCGGCTTATTTGTTTCGGGCGCAACACTTTTGGGTTGCCTCGGGTTTTTGATAATTATTTGGCGCAGAGAGAAAAGACGCAAAGAAATGAAATAGCGATATTTAAAATATGGAAAAAGATGATATTGTCATAACTATTAAAATTCCCGGCCTGAATAAAAGTATTTTGAGGTCATTCGCGGGCTGGATCAAAGCTAAAAAATGGTGGCTGGCGGTTTTGGTAATTTTAGAAGTATTGATTTTCTGGAAACTCGGAATCAGCGCCGGTTTATTGTGGCTGGTGTTTATTTCCTTTTTGTTTTTTGAGTGGGACGCCAGGATCGTCGCTTTTTTTGCCTTGGTTTCCCTGGCTTGCTGTCCGTTCTTGCTGATTTTTAAGAATGAAACTTTGGCTGAACAAATGGCCGTTTACGCCTATTATTTTTTGATCATGACGGTGGTTTTGCAGATTGTTGAATATTGGAGCAATCCAAAACAGGTTGCCGGCGAAGAAAACGATGATTAAAATAGGATTTTTCTTGCGGTAGAATTATGTTTACTAAATAGATCCTTCGCGCGGCGCTCAGGATGACAAAAAAGCGCGGAATTGCAAAAAGAGGAGATGACAAATAAATATGTCAAAGGAGACTTTAGGTAATATATTTTTTTTCGCAATCGTTTGCCTGGTTGTTTTATGGCAAATGTTTTGGCCGGGGTATATTTTAACCCTGGATATGGTTTTTGCGCCGCATTTGAACTTTAATGCTTGGTTCAGCGAAGGCAATTTTTTAAATTCCTCGCCGCTGATCTATCTGTTAAAATTTTTGAATTTATTTTTGGCCGGCTGGGTCATTCAAAAAATATTAATTCTCGGCTTGTTTTTTTTGATCGGTTATCTGGCTTATCTTTATCTGCCGGTGCCGAAGAAAAATTATGCCCGCTATTTCGCGGCGCTGGTTTATCTGATTAATCCGTTTGTTTATGAAAGAT is drawn from Patescibacteria group bacterium and contains these coding sequences:
- a CDS encoding class I SAM-dependent methyltransferase, which translates into the protein MPIIKDQEYFFDIDSKIDKEIKKDFFFDYSVKEILLGFNWLKNIHSVLDYGCGIGVTLDLYLETTKNFSAVVYGVDISAGAIKRITDKYNADSYHFFRIQNNQIPQIADGSIDGCYMINVLHHSEDHLVIFNEIFRKLKTGGKFFLSDLSYNNFIINFGRNIFIYLPNFFKKRFSNDLVIDGNIPAKYNVDIEETTNQLKAAGFEIEEMGFGHLFVFIFDWLNKLFFIKKIPFYDQMLKLSNSMETFLLKHAFFQKKSHIFYIKCLKSDNENIT
- a CDS encoding glycosyltransferase, with translation MNDKKIVIYSHNGHNSRRGNWDEELVNYLVNRNYGDILHCRFPFGKDSLKSIRLFLHQNNTLKIRESWIKFDSPEIISYIKDFFYGFFYGFIYFKNIDLFVGTNNLLTFVGLFFKKLGLVKKVAYVVIDYTPVRFDNKLIDSVYYFLDKIACYHSDVVWPLNVKMLEGREKDGRIDLRRVNFKEAPFGNNSMSFNNEAGKNHDRHKIVYLGNILKNKGCELFVPTVKALLDSGLTDFKMEVIGNGDVDYLAQAINTNNLGGYFNLRGRIENQDEINGILLRCGIAIAPYYPADENSYSYYADPGKVKIYLGCGLPIVITDVPPIAKDIVANQAGLIAGYDAGDFADKILEISENYELYRANAIKFGKLFNWNIIFEELFKDIKI